CAAAGATGGTACTGTctcgatcatcaaagagagctttgaggatgatgggagactggatgcaatccaaggaGGACCAGGGAAAGACGGTTTTCTCTTTACCCCGGCcagattggcctccagatctagtgtttggtacgagacgggagaagttctcggcttgggagttcctgcctctgcccaaggagacttttcgagtctggtagacgctcctcgtcagacggccatgagaaggaccaaaattctctggtcaacgtcagaacttgatcatcttctcaaaggcgtcttcagagctttcaaggtattcaatttccttgactggactctgggagccttagggaaaaaggtttctgccttgaaggatgtggacactgatagtctcatcCACATTATGTCGTGCATGTTTAAAGCCTTAAGGGACGGAtccaatgagttggcagcccttttctcggtgggggttcttaagaaaagagcccaaatgtgttcttttctgtccattggggttacaccctttcagaagtcagaattgctgtatgcacctctttcttcctctcttttttctCAAGAGTTGGTCAGAGAGGTTTCTTCCGCTTTAACCCAAAAGGCCCCACAGGATTTGGTGTCAAAGACAGCAAGGAAGGTTTTACCTACTTCCTTCACTAGCTGCAAGCCGAAGGAAGAagctccattccctcagttttcgcagccctttcgagggaaaactttcagTAGGGATAGTTCCAGACCCAAGGGAAGGAGAGCAAGGAGAAGAGGATCCAGACCAGGGCTAAACAGAGTCTGACTGCAttcaccttcagacagcagtaggagccagactaaacaacttctggcgagcttgggagaagagaggagcagacctttggtccataCAATtactaaaggaaggatacaaaatccctttcatagggaaacctcctttagtagtaGCTCCGATAgatctctgccagatacagagaggagtcaaagaggtaGGTTATGCaacttcaaatgtctctcttgttggagaaggaagCAAAAGAGAGGGTGCGAGATTTGCGgtcaccaggtttttacaaccgcttattcctggttcccaagaactccaggggatggagaccagtcctggacataagtgctctcaacgccttcgttcagaagaaaaagttctccatggagatatcgaagtcagtcctagcagcagtaagaaaagacgactggatggtctctttagacctccaggatgtttacttccacatccccattcatccgagcttcaagcattacctgaggttcgtttacaaggaggaagttttccagtttcgggccctttgtttcggcctcagcaccgcccctcaaatatttacgaagctgatgttaaatgtagcaagcatactgcattcaagaggtatcagagcctccctgtatctggacgactggctactcagagctcattcctacaatcgctgcctggaggatctacaGATGACATTgaggttatcagaagaactgggtcttcttatAAACAGAGACAGGTCTCAAATGACACCATCCcaaaagatcctttatttggggatggagattcagagtcaagtttttcgggcttttccgtcagcctcaaggacggagcaagccctcTTGAAACTTCATTCTTTTCTAAAGAAATGGAAGTTTTCTGTGAGAGAGTGGATtagtctgctgggaaccctctcctcgttggagtaGTTTGTCTCcttgggaaggctgaatcttcgccctcttcagttccacctcaatcgtcattgggacaaggaaaaggatctagagacaaaatgcatccccattacggaatccgtaaaaagttgccttcagtggtggaacgatccgggcaaacttcaagaaggtctctccctggaacagaggaacccagaccttgtgttccgacgcctcgaaCTCGGGGTGAGGAGCAACACGGGGCAAGTTAGAgatctcgggtctgtggacaaaagatcaggagagcctccacatcaaccagaaggagctgttggcagtcctgttggccctcaaagaCTTTGAAGGGTCAGtattgaacaaagtggtgcaggtcaacgccgacaacactacagcgttggcctacatagccaaacaaggcggaacccactcgaggtccctttacgtgACTGCGAGGGTTCTTCTCTACTGGGCAAAAAagaagaatgtaacccttgtaacaaggtttattcagggggaaaagaacgtgatggcagacagtctcagcaggagaggtcaagttttgtccacagaatggacaTCAAGAGGTCTGCAAGAACCTGAGGTGGATTTGGGGTtgtccttgtatagacctgttcgcaaccttgaagacgaagaggttagagacatactgctccccagtgccagatctcgaagcagtccacatagacgctttccttttAGACTGGTCCTACCTGGACGTGTAcacattccctccgttcaagattctgcacaaagtgatgcaaaaatttgtgtcacacgagggaaccagattgactctagtggctcccttttggctctcaagagagtggttcacagaggtactagaatggatggtgaACACCCTGAGAAGCCTTctattaagagtagatctactcaaacaaccccacttggaaaggtaccatcaaaacctccaagctctacatctaactgccttcagactatcgaaaaactcacaagagccaGAGGTTTTtcggaggcagctagggctattgcaagagcaaggaggacttctaccatcaaggtttaccaatccaagtgggaggtttttagagaatggtgcagagtcaactctgtttcctcgtccagattgctgacttcctgttataccttagaaggaaacgtaggttttcatcttctaccatcaagggatataggagcatgttagcGGCCATCTTTAGGCATAGGAACTTGgacctttccaataataaagacctgcaggatcttctcaaatcctttgaaacatctaaggaacggcaccaggaatcaccagcttggaatctggatataatgtagtcctgaagttcctaatgagtgacaggtttgagcccttgcactcagcttcatttaaggacctcactatgaagactctatttttggtcagtctggcgacagcaaaaagggtcagtgagattcatgcctttagtaagaacataggctttagagataaagctatctgctccttgcagctaggctttcttgccaagaacgaacgcccttctcaaccctggcccaaggcttttgagattccgaacctttcggatgtggttggtgaggaattggagaagctcctttgcccagtaagagccctgaagttctacctggaaagaacgaaagagttacgaggcaagtcagaagctctttggtgctcggtcaagaagccctcgttacagatgtcgaagaatgcactatccttcttcttcaggctcttaataagagaggctcattcacattgtagtgaggcagacctcaagcttttgaaagtcaagacacatgaagttagagctgtagcaacttctgtagccttcaagcagaacagatctttacaaagcattatggacacaaccttttggaggagtaaatctgtgttcgcctctcattatttgaaacgtgtccagactctttatgaggactgctacactctgggaccattcgtagcagcgagtgcagtagtgggggaaggatctaccactacattcccgtaacctaatacccttttcttttcttggaacttttgtatttttatggttgtttgtggacattggacgacagtcttccacaatcgttgattttagtcaggtggtcagtttgttccttgagagtgcctggaacaagggtattggaggaggtcctgtcacatagaggtatttacaccggtttgacagctcctagaggtgttcagccccctgggtggatcgctggatctcgtaaggaaagcggacataataaggcaggaattcattgaagtcggcttccttatcaggtacgaacccttaagcttgtttattaactctcttaagtaaattccaacaatgttggctgtctctgacccttcaccgaaggtgtcaatcagctatatatatatataactaccaggtaagtcagatgtttagaaattatattttcataatgaaataaatttttgaacatacttacccggtagttatatataatttaattctccccctcctcccctctagagacctaagggcatggaatatttgaggaatgactggaatggttccaggtacctgggtagagggcgcactggtgatATACCTGGTTACCCATTCGGCGGTGATTGCTGCGTGTTTTGACATTTTTGCTGTGaagtcagggacgtaagctatacgtatatataattaccgggtaagtatgttcaaaaatttattttattatgaaaatattttattcatttattcaacattaatatagaaatataattttctttccaatgttaatcgggccagctctgtaagagtcgagtttgactcattgagTTGGTCAATCTCCcccctttaataataatgataatgatagacttCCTCCTTGGAACGTAGTTTGTATGCTACGATCTTTGAAACGAGTGCCTTATGAAAGGCTGTGTCGGTCATCAGACCGTGACTTGACACTCAAGAgggacttccttcttcatcttgcCTCTGCAAAGAGTGTCAGCAAGTTGCATGGTCTTTCTAACGATGTCGCGCATTCAAGGGGATGAGGTCTGGTAACACTGCTTTGTCCCTGAGTACTAAGACTCAAATTCTGGCTGTAActgatcctagattcgggcccttccggACTGAGAGTACTTTATTCAGTAACTGTTGACCAAGATCAGCTTTCACTGTGTCCTCTGAGGGGGCTGAGGAGTTACCTCAAACAAACCACTGGAGCTTGCCCACATGTTAACAAAGGGTTGTTAGCACGGGCAGGATCAGAAGGAGAGTCCCAAGAAATACGATCTCTTTTTGGATTCAACAGGTAATAGATTGTTCTTTGAATCCTGGCTCTCTCCCGTGAGGTCTTAGTCCCATAACTCATAATGTTAGGGGTGTCATCATGTCCCTAGCatttaaaaagaactactctgtggcacaggtaCTTCAAGTGGGTGTTTGGAaatgtcagacaaccttcacaccCCACTACCTGCAAGAACCTGGATACTTTcttcattggtcctgtggtggttgcacaacatgTGATCTAAACACTTCAAgctcccttgttggaaaagtagcaaTCAGTTGAGGGCAGCTgttacctgggattagtctgggatgaataatAGTGACTGGCTTCTTCTCTCTTCAGCACCTTTGGTATGCTACAAGCTGGCCTTCTCTGTCTGCAGGTATGAATCATGGTTTTTATtgagtgtcggaacaaataacaaatttagaagtacagtgatccctcgctacttcgcggttggactatcgcagatttttttcataacgcatgtatatacatatatcgcggattttccggaaatttcgaaaataccgcgatgtaaccgatggtgcgagattggagaaagtaaggaaaattgaatcatgattgattttcaatataaatgaaactttgaggagcaacaaagatatcatttgttagagagatagagagaggtaagaaatgggaggtagtgaaaagtagcccacacagagagtgagagtgagagcgagagtgagagtgagtgtgagtgtgtgtgtgtgtgtgtgtgtgtgtgtgtgttgttttaaatgtaataaacaaaaaaatttgataggttataacacattggtgcttatgtaatatcaactgtatatacggtttgaataagttaagaaatggtataaacgatactttgttagtgtattcgtaggctctcaagagcggcagctagacgtcagctgatctgatcacagccaaaagtaaaacaaaaagaagtcaacaatactcaaattttaaaacacacccgaaatttaaaaacaaaagtacacactttcttaatgtgcaattaactatttaaagaatagcaattttctagaataaaatgatgtttcccaaaaaatagaggtttgctgatgaaatcggatgccgtatttttagcaacgattgaaatggatgtaaactcggcataattttttcgtttcgtatttaattgacaccaagaaaactaattttagttagtttcttcatctatatgtaagtattgtataacacgaagagagagagagagagagagagagagagagagagagagagagagagagagagagagagagagagagagagagagagagatgaatcagctgttgtaatcgaatgccgtgtttttgtttcgtgagaatttcatcgccacgactaacaacaacatactgtactgaactttacagtattatacagactactgtaatatgataaaataaaatatttgtaataacatattttatatgaaatggggctatttttttgtttgaaatatacatttacgtacgtaaaacaaatctctctctctctctctctctctctctctctctctctctctctctctctctcttaaattgttttcttgctttgctacgtatgtatgattttatatagatacggtaaataatatttgtaataacatattttctaaaagcttttactgtaatatcattatttatcactttcatcatgcgcgttaaatgccttcgtttgtttattacgatcaaaGATGgagtgtactttatgacgccgacgtttcaggcggcgtcataaagaaaaacatttcatttggaagttctaagaaaaattaagtaaaacattggtaataacaaaatcaacatactgtataatcaatataatcgatgcaaaaactaacctatacacagatgtgtacactaaatgcgtttgtttcttcattatgatcagagataaacgtaaacaaaacattggttgccattttttatcgtgctttttggcgtgtttaggaaacgcatgatataaaatggcctttaatatttgtgcctgtcttagtttagggtactgtagtacatgcattaagtgttctgtacattaaagggtagtttgttaacagtactatgtacaagggaaggttttaaaagtctgaataaacatgttaaataaatacgtaaatatggtgtcactacttcgcggatttttgcctatcgcggtcgggtctggaacctatctaccgcgataaacgagggatcactgtacagtaatttgtatttttcctaacgatacaaaccttcagCTCTTTATACAGATTTGTCCCACCATACCTATCcccctgcaagtcctgcctgcaGTCAAAAGGGATGACATATCACAGGCGAGTGTGTgagcaatgtctctctctctctctctctctctctctctctctctctctctctctctctctctctctctctctctctcatattaactgGTGATGGTTATACCTCACTAAAAGTTTGATGCTATTTTCTAGCTTCGTCAAAAGTATATTTTCTATAAAGagatcaaggtttgtatagttagaaaaaatgcaaattacttctaGATTTGTTATGGTATTCTATTGCATTAACTTCAAACTTTCATGAGCATCCATTGGGTACTGAAACCTTcatcatgaatttttatttttatttcagatgGTTAGCACAATGCTACTGTTATTAGCAGTTGGTGGTGTTGCCTACAGTGAGGTAACCATTACACACCTTGCACCAAATGAACTTACTGCAGAACCTTTCAATACGTCAGAACTGAAGTTTGTGTTATGGAATGCCATTTTGGCAAATTTTGTCAGTTTGGATTGGAATGCTACCTTTGGCAACATTGCATATGATCCTGTGGAGGTAGCAGTACTTGTCAGAACTGATGAAAAAGTACTATTTGGTAAATGGACGGTTGTTAGCAAGAGGCCTGCCTACAGTGGCTATCCTCATGAGGAAATGATTGCCCATTATCCAGAAAACTTAGGGAACAGTTCTTATGTGTTCAGGTTGGTAATACCCCAACCAGGTGACATCCTCTACAACAACAAGGTAGTCTTTGAAGCCATCTTTAATGAAACTCACCGAACCAATCACTCTTTCGTCATTCCATTTATCTTTTCTATGGGTGGAGTAATAGCATTGTCACAAGTGCTTTTCAGCGTACTTATTGTTTCCACTGCCTTTGTTTTGCTGAAGATAGCTCCTTTTATAGGTAATACGTACTGTCTTTATGCACCTTTGGATTGGCCACAGAGAATAATCGGTATACTATTTTGTGTGATGGCCACATTTAGTTTTTGGTATTTGTTACAAAATTTTCTCATATTTGCATTTGGACCATCAGGAGAAATAGTTAGGGTGGTGAATATTATGTTAATCTGTCTAAATTGCATTTCCCTTTTACCACCTAATCTGTTAATTGCTCCTCTCATGTTTATTCACACAGCTCAGTATTATTTTAAATCTATCTGTTATGTGTGTACAATTTATGTGACCCTGCTTGCCCTTCCTATATTGATGACAGCAGCATCAAAGAATTACAACTTCCACAGTTGTGTTACAAGGGCAGCCTCAGTTGCTTTGCTAGAAGCTAATGATTTTGCATTACAAGCAACCAAAGATTCAGTAGACAATCATGAACGTTTAGTGAATGAAGACCTAAAATTTGACAAGGACTATATTCCCCCTAAAGATGAACTCTTTACGTCTTTCATGGACATTTTTGGAGCAAGTAACGAGACCTCTCTCGATAAATTTGAAGAGGTGGGAAGTAACTATATTAATCAGCAACATGCTAAATGCCTAGAAACTATAAGAGGCCTTGGTGATCTGTGCTTAGAATCTCAAAAAGACATGAATGTAGAGTGTAGAAAGAAGTTTAGAGAGGCTGTTGATGATAATACGGGGTTAGTTACTGGAAGTGTAATAATGACGCTAACTAATCTTATTAGTTTGTGCGATGAAGCAACAAATTCCATAAACTGCACAGCTAAAGTTAAGCAAAATATAAAAGAGGAAGAAGTATGCAAGAAATTTAATAATTCCTTGCCAGAGTTAATGCAAAAGATGGCTAAggcatataagaaaatgaaattggTGTCCTCTGCATTTGAGATGGAGATGCCAAATTTAAGTATAGAAAATTTTGAAGCCTTAGAGTTGCAGCTACCGTCTTTTAAAGAGGCAACGAACATATCATTCAGTGTTGCTCTCGAGATTGTGTCAAAAGTTTTCCCTCTGGTTCTTGTCCTATTTCTTTGCATTGTTCTGTTTCAGGTAATTAGGGAAAGTCATTGCTATGTAAATAAATTTATCACATGTGGGCACATTGATGACGCCCATGTTGGGAGAAAAttcaaaatatatgatataaaGCAAATAGCTATGAACCAAAGGTCATTTTCTGTCTTTGGTGTAATGGAGTCTTTATTCAAATCTAGTAAGAGAAAGGACAAAATACCCAAGGTTAACCTTTTACTAGTGCTCTATGTCTTATGTCTTTGGTTGCTTTTGCAGTATACTGTCCTCACTAGCTATAAATTTAAGAAGCATCTAGTAAACATGAACACTACCTTTATAGATGAAGATTACAATTTAGAAATCAATGTCGTAGGAGAAGGCCAAGAAGCAGAAATGTTTCAGAAGAAAGTAGACAAGTATAAGTCTCACCACAGCAAAGATTTTGATATGGATATTTCCAGCTGTATTATGGAACCACCATTAGTTCCCCATGCATCGTTTGAGTGGATTctctttatctttttcattgggtTTCTTGAGAGTAAACTACAGGTCTTGATATACTTGAAGCCTTGGTTAACTGGTATTCTTTACCCAGAAGCAGCTCTGATGAATATGAAACGTCACTATCATGGGTCAGAGACGAAAATTCTTACAATTTACAAAGACTGGCATgcaaaattgcaaaagatgaaacaCTTGGAAGTTAATCCTAGTTATGTTTTTATGGTTTTCTTGTTTAAGAAAAATAGTTGCACCATTTGCCAAAGATTATTGCTGTTTGAGAAGAGATGTCGATGCCCCAGGTATCCAAACACTGACATTCTTTTGTGCAAAGTTTGCTGGATGTTGATAGGGAAAGAGTGCCCTATTtgtgcttatgaaaaaaaaaatgtctagatGTATGCCATGATGGAGACTTATGTTACCTTTGTGGTTTGGAAGGGAATCATTTAGTTTATTGAGCTAATGATGATTTGGATAAACGACTGTACAGTATATGGTAGGCATGAGGTATAACTGGATAACGCCTCAGGTACTATGCAAGTACTTCAGTTGCAATGCCTTATATGGATGCAGCTAAAGAAGCTGTCAGACTATATAATTGCTTGGAAAATGTAATTAATCCACTGTTTTtaaacttttgttttgtttaaggttTTTTTTACTTATAAGTTTAATGTCTTAGCAGTGTTAAATCTAAGCATTTTACTATTGCTGGTTGTGTAATAAATGCCTCCCTTGTTTCATAAATTGTTGGTTATCATATAATGAGTAGATAATTGAAAATAGCAATGTTGAACATGGAATGGTAGAATGCAAGAatgttttcatttttatcagttaaaTTGGTACAAACAAGAAAAAGTTAAATATTACTTTTCAGATACAGTACAAAGCTGTTAATATACTGTAGTTTCTTCCTGTACACTCCAAGAGTTTAGGCTACTGTACTTAGTTTAAGTTTTGAATATTAAGCTGTTATGTAAATATGGTAAAATATTTCCTTGAATCTTGACTTTGAAAATTATAATGCTATTAATTCAAAGTAGCCAACTTCACAacctcaaaaacaaaaaaaaagataatactctGGCTGCTAGTTACCCTTACCTCCAATTGACAGTTAAACTGCCCACCTATCATGTCCCTATCAGGCAGTGGAGGTTGACGAGTGCCCAATATAAAAGTATGTTATTCAAGAGTAATGAAGTCATGTGTTCACTTACCTGTACACATGTACTGTAATTtaaatctatttccattttttatttatttttcatgtctTATTAACAGTAAGCACAATAGTTAGAGGCTTGTCTTACTGTAATGGTATACTTGCATTTCAACATTACACaggaatgtgtgtgtttgttaacatATTGTcttaaatgcaaatttttttttttgttattttgaacaGGTTTTATGATAGGTCACTGATTGGTACTTTTGCCTTTCAGTGTCATCATTGTGTATTCCTTGATGATAAGAATTAATTCCTTAAATATATTAGGATAGACCAACAGACTTGAGATGTAAGGTTTAGAAGAAACAGTTTGGTAAGATTACAGATTCTGATTCCagtattttgtagatttcattttgTGCATGTTGTTGAAGGTTCTGCCCATGGGAGTTGTTGATGCATTTGCTTTGGTCAGTTAGGTTATCTTTT
This genomic stretch from Palaemon carinicauda isolate YSFRI2023 chromosome 21, ASM3689809v2, whole genome shotgun sequence harbors:
- the LOC137615375 gene encoding uncharacterized protein, whose amino-acid sequence is MVSTMLLLLAVGGVAYSEVTITHLAPNELTAEPFNTSELKFVLWNAILANFVSLDWNATFGNIAYDPVEVAVLVRTDEKVLFGKWTVVSKRPAYSGYPHEEMIAHYPENLGNSSYVFRLVIPQPGDILYNNKVVFEAIFNETHRTNHSFVIPFIFSMGGVIALSQVLFSVLIVSTAFVLLKIAPFIGNTYCLYAPLDWPQRIIGILFCVMATFSFWYLLQNFLIFAFGPSGEIVRVVNIMLICLNCISLLPPNLLIAPLMFIHTAQYYFKSICYVCTIYVTLLALPILMTAASKNYNFHSCVTRAASVALLEANDFALQATKDSVDNHERLVNEDLKFDKDYIPPKDELFTSFMDIFGASNETSLDKFEEVGSNYINQQHAKCLETIRGLGDLCLESQKDMNVECRKKFREAVDDNTGLVTGSVIMTLTNLISLCDEATNSINCTAKVKQNIKEEEVCKKFNNSLPELMQKMAKAYKKMKLVSSAFEMEMPNLSIENFEALELQLPSFKEATNISFSVALEIVSKVFPLVLVLFLCIVLFQVIRESHCYVNKFITCGHIDDAHVGRKFKIYDIKQIAMNQRSFSVFGVMESLFKSSKRKDKIPKVNLLLVLYVLCLWLLLQYTVLTSYKFKKHLVNMNTTFIDEDYNLEINVVGEGQEAEMFQKKVDKYKSHHSKDFDMDISSCIMEPPLVPHASFEWILFIFFIGFLESKLQVLIYLKPWLTGILYPEAALMNMKRHYHGSETKILTIYKDWHAKLQKMKHLEVNPSYVFMVFLFKKNSCTICQRLLLFEKRCRCPRYPNTDILLCKVCWMLIGKECPICAYEKKNV